In the genome of Deltaproteobacteria bacterium, the window ATAACCGGCAGTAAGAGACCAGTCTTTCGCCTTCTTCGCTACGGAAACGGCCGTTTTTACCGGTGCTGGAGATGGTGCAGGAGGTGATTCAACAGCCGCCTTCGCCGGTGTTTCAGGCATCCGGGCAGCGATGGCTGTTTGATCTGTCACAGGAGGTAGGGTAATGACCTCTGCCGATTTGGCTGGAGAAGCGGGAGAGGTTTCTGGTCCTGGGCTCTGTACAACCGCTTCGGGTACGTACGGAACTACCGCCACGGGCGCGGCTTTTGCAGGAGCCGCCTCGGAAATCGTCTGTTCCTTCTGCGGGGTGCTCTTTGTCACGGAAACGATCTCTAAATCGGGAACGGCTTTTGCCATTATCTTGATATTGTAGGAAGCAATGACCTTCTTTCGCTTCAACTGACGCGCCATGCTTTTGGCTTTATCCTTATCCTTGTAAGGCCCTATAGAAACACGGTACCATTTTTTGCCTGATAATGATTCCTCAGTTATAGAGGCATTGTATTTTTTCAACCTTTTCAATTCCTGCTCCGCATTGGTCACCTTCATAAAGGAACCGGTTAAGATATAATATCCCGTTTCTGGCTTTGAAGCACCATAGGCGGGAAGGAGCATGAACGCCAAAAAGACCACAAGGACAATCCCTGTAACACCATAAATTCTTATACGCCGTTCCATGAGCTACCCCCCTCGTGAAATGAGGTACGAAGTCTAAACAAAAAAACGAGTAATGTCAAAAGGAAAGTTATGGATATATGATTAGATCGGACATTTTGTCTGTGTCAACTGATGATTGCACTATCGTCTCCGAGAAACCAGCACTCATTTTTTTCTTTCTCTTGACCGTAAAAGGATATTAGATTAAAAAGAAATCTGCAACAGACACGCATAATAAATACGGTTTGACATCTATTGTGGATGAAGGAATTGCATACGATTCATTTGAGCAAGAAAAGGGAAGAGAAATTTACATATGCCCATATACGAATTTGAATGCAGCAAGTGCGAAGCCGTCTATGAGCGGCTCATGAAGGTCAACGAAAGATACGACACCCTGGAGTGTCCGTCATGCGGGGCGACAAAGCCCAAAAAGCTCGCTACGGCCTTCCGGACTAATGCATGGTCGAATTTCCTGGACAAAATGGAAAAGAAGATCAGCCCCCATAAATTCAAATAAGAGCCCCCCTGCAGGTCACCTACATAATCCCCTTGTAGTAGCCGCCGTCGATCTGGATGGCCGCACCGGTAATAAAACCGGCGATCTCGGAGGACAGAAAGGCCACCAGGCCGGCTAATTCTTCCGGCTTGCCGAGGCGCCCCATCGGGATTTCAGACTCCCATTTTTTAATGATTGCCTCCGGCGTAGTACTCTCTCTGGCAGCGACGGCCTTTGAAACCTCCCTGACCCGTTCCGTCATGGTATAGCCGGGGCAGACGCTGTTTACCGTAATGTTGAACGGCGCCAGCTCGTTTGACAGGCTCTTGGCGAAACCGATGACGCCGGAACGGATTGTATTGGACAGGATCAGGCCTTCAATCGGCTGCTTGACAGAGATGGAGGTCATATTGATAATTCTCCCCCAGCGCTTGGCCTTCATCACCGGAACAGCCTCACGGGTCATGAGGATGGTGGACAGGAGATTAAGGCGAAAACCGAATTCCCAGAGTTTGTCGTCGATATCGAAAAACGGCTTTGACGGTGGCCCCCCGGCATTA includes:
- a CDS encoding zinc ribbon domain-containing protein — encoded protein: MPIYEFECSKCEAVYERLMKVNERYDTLECPSCGATKPKKLATAFRTNAWSNFLDKMEKKISPHKFK
- a CDS encoding SDR family oxidoreductase gives rise to the protein MDLGLKNKVALVAGGSMGLGLAVAKMLSKEGARVAICALDDPYLPQAREEIIKETGGEVIAVPADVTDAEQAKNFVRSAMDHYGTLDILVNNAGGPPSKPFFDIDDKLWEFGFRLNLLSTILMTREAVPVMKAKRWGRIINMTSISVKQPIEGLILSNTIRSGVIGFAKSLSNELAPFNITVNSVCPGYTMTERVREVSKAVAARESTTPEAIIKKWESEIPMGRLGKPEELAGLVAFLSSEIAGFITGAAIQIDGGYYKGIM